A section of the Tachysurus fulvidraco isolate hzauxx_2018 chromosome 7, HZAU_PFXX_2.0, whole genome shotgun sequence genome encodes:
- the LOC113634657 gene encoding uncharacterized protein LOC113634657 isoform X1 — translation MITKDKTLRQAIQHKDEEEEMETVGYWHCSDCLRCNTVGDRKSPYLCVFCGHSICSVTDNPKYSKRAPSPSSDMITETTNSDTVTNSLHSDSNTHWSSTSLDKDRSTLNNGETTSRACTPVTTSKQKQNSGHGDDENATSSRMSAQTKKAHPSVLSSSPHQQNNRRYVKPHQKDKMSHRSKAVHKSQEQPQEIATGSTAACSSFESSSSSAVLYEDEDEKMETTGYWHCPGQERCDYQQRTAVMRMMGMPPTAKSLHKPKRLNRQFCPLPPISELTEAGTDM, via the exons aTGATTACCAAAGACAAGACGCTCAGACAAG CAATTCAGCATaaggatgaggaagaagagaTGGAGACAGTTGGATACTGGCATTGTTCAG ACTGCCTAAGGTGCAACACTGTGGGCGATAGGAAGTCTCcatatttatgtgttttttgtggCCATTCTATTTGTTCGGTGACGGATAACCCAAAATACTCCAAAAGAGCTCCCTCGCCTTCGTCTGACATGATAACAG AGACGACCAACTCTGATACAGTGACCAACTCTTTACACAGTGATAGCAATACTCACTGGAGTTCCACATCTTTGGATAAGGACAGAAGCACTCTAAACAATGGGGAAACAACTTCCAGGGCATGTACGCCTGTGACTaccagcaaacaaaaacaaaacagtggtCATGGGGATGATGAAAATGCCACCAGCAGCAGAATGTCTGCACAAACCAAAAAGGCTCATCCTTCAGTTTTGTCCTCTTCCCCACATCAGCAAAATAACCGCAGATATGTGAAGCCACATCAGAAAGACAAAATGTCACACAGGTCTAAGGCTGTGcataaaagccaagaacaaccaCAGGAGATTGCCACAGGCTCAACTGCTGCATGTTCGTCTTTTGAGAGCTCATCATCTTCAG CGGTTCTGtatgaggatgaagatgaaaagATGGAGACAACTGGATACTGGCATTGTCCAG GACAGGAACGCTGTGACTACCAGCAAAGAACAGCAGTCATGAGGATGATGGGAATGCCACCAACAGCAAAAAGTCTGCACAAACCAAAAAGGCTCAACCGTCAGTTTTGTCCTCTTCCTCCCATCAGCGAACTAACTGAAGCTGGAACAGATATGTGA
- the LOC113634657 gene encoding uncharacterized protein LOC113634657 isoform X2 yields MITKDKTLRQAIQHKDEEEEMETVGYWHCSDCLRCNTVGDRKSPYLCVFCGHSICSVTDNPKYSKRAPSPSSDMITETTNSDTVTNSLHSDSNTHWSSTSLDKDRSTLNNGETTSRACTPVTTSKQKQNSGHGDDENATSSRMSAQTKKAHPSVLSSSPHQQNNRRYVKPHQKDKMSHRSKAVHKSQEQPQEIATGSTAACSSFESSSSSAVLYEDEDEKMETTGYWHCPDCLRCNTVGDRKSPFSCIFCGRSICSVKDIQ; encoded by the exons aTGATTACCAAAGACAAGACGCTCAGACAAG CAATTCAGCATaaggatgaggaagaagagaTGGAGACAGTTGGATACTGGCATTGTTCAG ACTGCCTAAGGTGCAACACTGTGGGCGATAGGAAGTCTCcatatttatgtgttttttgtggCCATTCTATTTGTTCGGTGACGGATAACCCAAAATACTCCAAAAGAGCTCCCTCGCCTTCGTCTGACATGATAACAG AGACGACCAACTCTGATACAGTGACCAACTCTTTACACAGTGATAGCAATACTCACTGGAGTTCCACATCTTTGGATAAGGACAGAAGCACTCTAAACAATGGGGAAACAACTTCCAGGGCATGTACGCCTGTGACTaccagcaaacaaaaacaaaacagtggtCATGGGGATGATGAAAATGCCACCAGCAGCAGAATGTCTGCACAAACCAAAAAGGCTCATCCTTCAGTTTTGTCCTCTTCCCCACATCAGCAAAATAACCGCAGATATGTGAAGCCACATCAGAAAGACAAAATGTCACACAGGTCTAAGGCTGTGcataaaagccaagaacaaccaCAGGAGATTGCCACAGGCTCAACTGCTGCATGTTCGTCTTTTGAGAGCTCATCATCTTCAG CGGTTCTGtatgaggatgaagatgaaaagATGGAGACAACTGGATACTGGCATTGTCCAG ATTGCCTCAGGTGCAACACTGTGGGCGATAGGAAGTCTCcattttcatgtattttttgtGGCCGTTCTATTTGTTCGGTGAAGGATATCCAGTGA